Proteins found in one Kwoniella bestiolae CBS 10118 chromosome 1, complete sequence genomic segment:
- a CDS encoding 40S ribosomal protein S18, with the protein MSFAPLEAHQQFQHILRLLNTNVAGQGKIMYALTEIKGVGRRYANLVCKKADVDLNKRAGELNSDELERIVTIMQNPAQFKIPNWFLNRQRDIVDGKNSHVLSNVIDQRLREDLERLKKIRSHRGLRHHWGLRVRGQHTKTTGRKVGKTVVGKKK; encoded by the exons ATGTCGTTCGCTCCCCTCGAGGCTCATCAACAATTCCAA CACATTCTTCGTCTCTTGAACACCAACGTCGCTGGTCAAGGTAAGATCATGTACGCTCTCACCGAGATCAAGGGTGTTGGTCGACGATACGCCAACTTGGTCTGCAAGAAGGCCGATGTCGATCTCAacaagag AGCCGGTGAATTGAACTCTGATGAACTCGAGCGAATCGTCACCATCATGCAAAACCCCGCCCAATTCAAGATCCCCAACTGGTTCTTGAACAGACAACGAGACATCGTCGACGGCAAGAACTCCCACGTCCTCTCCAACGTCATCGACCAAAGACTCAGAGAAGATCTCGAGcgattgaagaagatcagATCTCACCGAGGTCTCAGACACCACTGGGGTCTCAGAGTTAGAGGTCAACACACCAAGACTAC CGGTCGAAAGGTCGGAAAGACCGTTGTCGGTAAGAAGAAGTAA
- a CDS encoding 60S ribosomal protein eL42 produces MPLTILPPPDCKGKACKKHTPHKVTQYKKGKDSLAAQGKRRYDRKQSGYGGQTKPVFHKKAKTTKKVVLRLECTACKTKHQLSLKRCKHFELGGDKKQRGAAISF; encoded by the exons ATGCCACTGACTATATTACCCCCTCCAGACTGCAAGGGTAAAGCTTGTAAGAAGCACACCCCTCACAAGGTAACCCAATACAAGAAGGGTAAGGATTCGCTTGCCGCCCAAGGTAAACGACGATATGACC GAAAGCAATCCGGTTACGGTGGTCAAACCAAACCAGTTTTCCACAAGAAAGCTAAGACC ACCAAGAAAGTCGTCCTCAGACTCGAATGTACCGCCTGCAAGACCAAGCATCAACTCTCCCTCAAACGATGCAAGCACTTCGAGCTCGGTGGTGACAAGAAACAAAGAGGTGCCGCCATCTCTTTCTAA